In one Desulfoferula mesophila genomic region, the following are encoded:
- the hflX gene encoding GTPase HflX has product MAKVLGPTTGLKSSQIKRLNNLYRRRLPPEALILPEQALDLARLSAELARPVGLVLSRRGEVEQVVVGSPQGIASPQPSRLRRGPGRLAGFTWLHTSLGQGGLFPGDLTDLSLKRWDLSATLEVREDGLPGLIHAAHLLPQPEAERDYRLLEPFPPGQPPEDLARLVRSLEEELARSVSGREVGEAGAALLISVSSGPAAEAEERLDELAELARSAGLSVVGRVTQRRRKPDPRTLIGPGKLNQVLITALRLGADVLVLDQNLNPSQARSLAAATGAELKFIDRTQLILDIFAQRAATREGKLQVEMAQLKYLMPRLSARDDGLSRLTGGIGGRGPGETRLEIDRRRVRQRLNRLEKDLDQIARQRGRRREARARGGLPVLSIVGYTNAGKSTLLNALTGSEVKAENRLFATLDPTTRRLRFPREREVIITDTVGFIRDLPEELKRAFGATLEELEQADLLLHVADASNPQVEEQIQAVDAILDQMEFTNAPRLLVLNKADAAPAEALERLANRYDGVVVSALRPKTLPPLLERIERMVDIAGGWEAAGRDYLSADQETAEP; this is encoded by the coding sequence TTGGCCAAGGTTCTGGGCCCCACCACCGGCCTCAAATCCAGCCAGATAAAACGGCTGAACAACCTCTACCGCCGCCGCCTGCCCCCGGAGGCGCTCATCCTGCCCGAGCAGGCCCTGGACCTGGCCCGCCTGAGCGCCGAGCTGGCCCGGCCGGTGGGCCTGGTGCTCAGCCGCCGGGGCGAGGTGGAGCAGGTGGTGGTGGGCTCTCCCCAGGGCATCGCTTCGCCCCAGCCCAGCCGCCTGCGCCGGGGCCCGGGACGCTTGGCCGGTTTCACCTGGCTGCACACCAGCCTGGGCCAGGGGGGCCTATTCCCCGGCGACTTGACCGACCTTTCCCTCAAGCGCTGGGATCTGAGCGCCACCCTGGAGGTGCGCGAGGACGGCCTGCCCGGCCTGATTCACGCGGCCCATCTCTTGCCCCAGCCCGAGGCCGAGCGCGACTACCGCCTGCTGGAGCCCTTCCCTCCCGGCCAGCCGCCCGAAGACCTGGCCCGCCTGGTGCGCAGCCTGGAGGAAGAGCTGGCCCGCAGTGTATCCGGCCGCGAGGTGGGCGAGGCAGGCGCGGCCCTGCTCATCAGCGTGAGCAGCGGACCGGCGGCCGAGGCCGAAGAGCGCCTGGACGAGTTGGCCGAGCTGGCCCGCTCCGCCGGGCTCAGCGTGGTGGGGCGCGTGACCCAGCGCCGCCGCAAGCCCGACCCGCGCACCCTCATCGGCCCCGGCAAGCTGAACCAAGTGTTGATCACCGCCCTGCGCCTGGGCGCCGACGTGCTGGTGCTGGACCAGAACCTCAACCCCAGCCAGGCCCGCTCCCTGGCCGCGGCCACCGGCGCGGAGCTGAAGTTCATCGACCGCACCCAGCTCATCCTGGACATCTTCGCCCAGCGGGCCGCCACCCGCGAGGGCAAGCTCCAGGTGGAGATGGCCCAGCTCAAGTACCTCATGCCCCGCCTGAGCGCCCGCGACGACGGCCTGAGCCGCCTTACCGGCGGCATCGGAGGCCGGGGGCCCGGCGAGACCAGGCTGGAGATAGATCGCCGCCGGGTGCGTCAGAGGTTGAACCGCCTGGAAAAGGACTTGGACCAGATCGCCCGTCAACGGGGACGCCGCCGCGAGGCCCGGGCCCGGGGCGGCCTGCCGGTGCTGAGCATCGTGGGCTACACCAACGCCGGCAAATCCACCCTGCTCAACGCCCTGACCGGCAGCGAAGTCAAGGCCGAGAACCGGCTCTTCGCCACCCTGGACCCCACCACCCGCCGCCTGCGTTTTCCCCGCGAGCGGGAGGTGATCATCACCGACACGGTGGGCTTCATCCGCGACCTGCCCGAGGAGCTCAAGCGGGCCTTTGGGGCCACCCTGGAGGAGTTGGAGCAGGCCGACCTGCTGTTGCACGTGGCCGACGCCTCCAACCCCCAGGTGGAGGAGCAGATCCAGGCGGTGGACGCCATCCTGGATCAGATGGAGTTCACCAACGCGCCCCGCCTGTTAGTGCTCAACAAGGCCGACGCGGCCCCGGCCGAGGCCCTGGAGCGCCTGGCCAACCGCTACGACGGCGTGGTGGTCAGCGCCCTGAGGCCCAAGACCCTGCCGCCGCTATTGGAGCGTATCGAGCGCATGGTGGATATCGCCGGCGGCTGGGAAGCGGCCGGGCGAGACTATCTCTCAGCGGATCAAGAGACGGCGGAGCCCTGA
- the dnaB gene encoding replicative DNA helicase: protein MNPDGASSRNAPPQDLAAERGVLGGVLVHGSEVLSGVASHLKASDFYDRRHGLIYEAMLALYEKNQPVDEITVTSRLTDESRIDAVGGAAYLAELADILLGPAHVDHYASLVKDKSLLRGFINAAHKAIDEAHAHQAEPEIALEGAERAIFAATQERLSSQVSPIGEVVTSSLKIIEERFKSKGQVSGVPTGFKKMDQLTTGLQPGDLIIIAGRPSMGKTAFALNIASNAALEAGVVVAIFSLEMSKEQLGMRLLASEARVSGEKIRSGFLSHNQDFPALTQAADRLHGSPIYIDDTPALSVLDLRAKARRLKLEHGLGLILVDYLQLMRGRGSTESREQEISNISRSLKALAKELSVPVVALSQLNRKVEERPGGDKRPMLSDLRESGAIEQDADVIAFIYRKKVYKKRDDPEEDDDNVAEIIIGKQRNGPTGTVRLAFLDDLTRFEDLTFDPVPE, encoded by the coding sequence GTGAACCCAGACGGCGCCTCCAGCCGCAACGCACCCCCCCAGGACCTCGCCGCCGAGCGCGGGGTGCTGGGCGGGGTGTTGGTACATGGCAGCGAGGTGCTTTCCGGAGTAGCCTCCCACCTCAAGGCGTCGGACTTCTACGACCGCCGCCACGGCCTCATCTACGAGGCCATGCTGGCTCTTTATGAAAAGAACCAGCCGGTGGACGAGATCACCGTCACCTCGCGGCTCACCGACGAATCCCGTATCGACGCGGTGGGCGGCGCGGCCTACCTGGCCGAGCTGGCCGACATTTTACTCGGCCCCGCCCACGTGGATCACTACGCCTCCCTGGTCAAGGACAAGTCCCTGCTCCGGGGCTTCATCAACGCGGCCCACAAGGCCATCGACGAAGCCCACGCCCACCAGGCAGAGCCGGAAATCGCCCTGGAAGGGGCGGAACGGGCCATCTTCGCGGCCACCCAGGAGCGCCTGAGCTCCCAGGTGAGCCCCATCGGCGAGGTGGTTACCAGCTCCCTCAAGATCATCGAGGAGCGCTTCAAGAGCAAGGGCCAGGTCTCCGGGGTGCCCACCGGTTTTAAAAAGATGGATCAGCTCACCACCGGCCTGCAGCCCGGCGATCTGATCATCATCGCCGGGCGGCCCTCCATGGGTAAGACCGCCTTTGCCCTGAACATCGCCTCCAACGCGGCCCTGGAGGCCGGAGTGGTGGTGGCCATCTTCAGCCTGGAGATGAGCAAGGAGCAGTTGGGCATGCGCCTGCTAGCCTCGGAGGCCCGGGTTTCCGGCGAAAAGATCCGCTCCGGCTTCCTCTCGCACAACCAGGACTTCCCGGCCCTGACCCAGGCGGCCGACCGTCTGCACGGCTCGCCCATCTATATCGACGACACCCCGGCCCTGTCGGTGTTGGACCTTAGGGCCAAGGCCCGCCGCCTCAAGCTGGAGCACGGCCTGGGGCTCATCCTGGTGGACTACCTCCAGCTCATGCGCGGCCGGGGCTCCACCGAGAGCCGCGAGCAGGAGATCAGCAACATCTCCCGCTCGCTCAAGGCCCTGGCCAAGGAGCTCTCCGTGCCGGTGGTGGCCCTGAGCCAGCTCAACCGCAAGGTGGAGGAGCGCCCCGGCGGAGACAAGCGCCCCATGCTCAGCGACCTGCGCGAGTCCGGAGCCATCGAGCAGGACGCCGACGTCATCGCCTTCATCTACCGCAAGAAGGTCTACAAAAAGCGCGACGACCCCGAAGAGGACGACGACAACGTGGCCGAGATCATCATCGGCAAGCAGCGCAACGGCCCCACCGGCACGGTGCGCCTGGCCTTTTTGGACGACCTCACCCGCTTCGAGGACCTCACCTTCGACCCGGTGCCGGAGTAG
- the rplI gene encoding 50S ribosomal protein L9, which produces MKIILTQEVLGLGDPGEVVQVKNGYGRNYLIPQGMALMATNKNIKTLAAERQRIEAGQAREAEKVKAEAATLAGVQVKVEARAGEGGKLYGSVTNMQIAEALAALGFDIDRRRIIMAEGPIKKLGTYTLPVKLHPQVVVDIELEVAPDAETAAAKAEADAKAEAKAEAEVVTEAVEATEEAEAPAEEEAEEPAKE; this is translated from the coding sequence ATGAAGATAATCCTTACCCAGGAAGTGCTGGGTTTGGGCGATCCCGGCGAGGTGGTGCAGGTCAAAAACGGCTACGGCCGCAACTACCTGATCCCCCAGGGCATGGCCCTGATGGCGACCAACAAGAACATCAAGACCCTGGCCGCCGAGCGCCAGCGCATCGAGGCCGGCCAGGCCCGCGAGGCCGAAAAGGTCAAGGCCGAGGCCGCTACCTTGGCCGGCGTGCAGGTCAAGGTGGAAGCCCGCGCCGGCGAGGGCGGCAAGCTCTACGGCTCGGTGACCAACATGCAGATCGCCGAGGCCCTGGCCGCCCTGGGCTTTGACATCGACCGCCGCCGCATCATCATGGCGGAAGGTCCCATCAAAAAGCTGGGCACCTACACCTTGCCGGTGAAGCTTCACCCCCAGGTGGTGGTTGATATAGAATTGGAAGTGGCTCCCGACGCCGAGACGGCCGCCGCCAAGGCCGAGGCCGATGCCAAGGCCGAAGCCAAGGCCGAGGCCGAGGTCGTGACCGAGGCCGTAGAGGCCACCGAAGAGGCCGAAGCCCCCGCCGAGGAAGAAGCCGAGGAGCCGGCCAAGGAGTAA
- a CDS encoding DUF2232 domain-containing protein, with the protein MSRALPGEWLPAAAAASVALVLFTVPWMLPLAGSVITFASPLPLALAYLARGKGTGRKALILAAVAALALSMAAGPPGGSYYLVYFLVMAAALGELGVMGLSPSWVVGSAAAAAMAASVLVLLAGSLAYEVGPWTLWKTQWQGEMAAMVQAYRTMDLEPETLRQLEEGLAAVGRIVLRLAPGILAAVSLVVAWLNFLAARRIGRRLSPQADGAPLNLYRTPERLVWLLIAGGGFMALGEGWLFWLGANLVLVMGVLYFFQGLAVVDFWLRRKNAPILLRTAVYLTVALEIYVAGLLAATGLFDMWLNLRRLGQAKPSGSEE; encoded by the coding sequence ATGAGCCGCGCTCTACCCGGTGAGTGGTTGCCCGCCGCGGCGGCCGCGTCCGTGGCGTTGGTGCTGTTCACGGTGCCGTGGATGTTGCCCCTGGCCGGGTCGGTTATCACCTTCGCCTCTCCCCTGCCCCTGGCGCTGGCCTATCTGGCGCGGGGCAAGGGGACCGGACGCAAGGCGCTGATCCTGGCCGCGGTGGCCGCCCTGGCCCTGTCCATGGCGGCCGGTCCCCCTGGAGGTAGCTACTATCTGGTCTACTTCCTGGTAATGGCCGCGGCCCTGGGCGAGTTGGGGGTTATGGGCCTGTCGCCCAGTTGGGTGGTGGGCTCGGCGGCCGCAGCGGCCATGGCCGCCTCGGTGCTGGTGCTTCTGGCGGGTTCGCTGGCCTACGAAGTGGGCCCCTGGACCCTGTGGAAAACCCAGTGGCAAGGCGAGATGGCCGCGATGGTGCAAGCGTATCGCACCATGGACCTGGAGCCCGAGACGTTGCGCCAGTTGGAAGAGGGCCTGGCCGCCGTGGGGCGGATTGTCCTCAGGTTGGCGCCGGGCATACTGGCGGCCGTGTCGTTGGTGGTGGCATGGTTGAATTTCCTGGCCGCGCGGCGCATCGGTCGGCGTCTGTCCCCCCAGGCCGACGGCGCGCCCCTGAACCTCTACCGCACCCCCGAGCGCCTGGTGTGGCTGCTCATAGCGGGCGGGGGGTTCATGGCCCTGGGCGAGGGCTGGCTTTTTTGGCTGGGGGCCAACCTGGTCCTGGTCATGGGCGTGCTCTACTTCTTCCAGGGCCTGGCGGTGGTGGACTTTTGGCTGCGCCGCAAGAACGCGCCGATCCTGCTCAGGACGGCGGTGTATTTGACCGTGGCTCTGGAAATTTACGTGGCCGGCTTGTTGGCCGCCACCGGGCTTTTTGATATGTGGTTAAATCTGAGACGGCTAGGACAAGCCAAGCCGTCCGGGTCGGAGGAATAG
- the rpsR gene encoding 30S ribosomal protein S18, with translation MITLKRRKYGRRKVCRFCADSSITIDYKEPRTLRYYTTERGKIIPRRISGCCAKHQRELTLAIKRARHIALLPFSAQGSN, from the coding sequence ATGATTACGCTCAAAAGAAGGAAATACGGACGCCGCAAGGTCTGCCGCTTCTGCGCCGACTCCAGCATCACCATCGACTACAAAGAGCCGCGCACCCTGCGTTACTACACCACCGAGAGGGGCAAGATCATCCCCCGGCGCATCAGCGGTTGCTGCGCCAAGCATCAGCGCGAGCTGACCCTGGCCATCAAGCGGGCCCGGCACATCGCCCTGTTGCCCTTCTCGGCCCAGGGGAGCAACTAG
- the rpsF gene encoding 30S ribosomal protein S6 — MRHYETIFIVHPELSEEDTAACVEKFRGLLEKDGAFIVKEDHWGRRRLAYMVKKQTKGYFVLMEYGATGEAVEEMERNFKIDEQVIRYLTVKIADSFDEEAMAQRKAEAEAAKAAGATGARPDDDDEPRPSDRDDDDDDDDDDDDDDDDDDRGKRRDDDD, encoded by the coding sequence ATGCGACATTATGAGACCATTTTTATTGTCCATCCCGAGCTGAGCGAGGAGGACACCGCCGCCTGCGTGGAGAAATTCCGCGGACTTCTGGAAAAAGACGGCGCTTTCATCGTGAAGGAAGACCACTGGGGACGCCGGCGGCTGGCCTACATGGTGAAGAAACAGACCAAGGGCTACTTCGTCCTCATGGAGTACGGCGCCACCGGCGAGGCCGTGGAGGAGATGGAGCGCAACTTCAAAATCGACGAGCAGGTGATCCGCTACCTCACGGTCAAGATCGCCGACAGCTTCGATGAAGAAGCCATGGCCCAGCGCAAGGCCGAGGCCGAAGCGGCCAAGGCCGCCGGAGCCACCGGCGCCCGCCCGGACGATGACGACGAGCCGCGTCCCTCCGACCGGGACGACGACGACGATGACGACGACGATGACGATGATGATGATGACGACGACGATCGCGGCAAGCGTCGCGACGACGACGATTAG